A window of the Phragmites australis chromosome 20, lpPhrAust1.1, whole genome shotgun sequence genome harbors these coding sequences:
- the LOC133901700 gene encoding type I inositol polyphosphate 5-phosphatase 2-like isoform X4, whose translation MVMIGTWNVAGRTPNEDLDLDQWLCTQEPADIFQEVVPLSAGNVLGAEDSRPIRKWEAIIRRTLNKSQQPKAICKSYSAPLSPLLGPITSEDGHEYTKRKPEDEARGNLTHLRDKPTSISEFSCNWLDVTSSLDWPEHPLDTPSNVLVSGAGLRRVMSLGLSSTSFAENPRDFELEDVDLQVGIRRQYHSSGNLGMLWSEQQEKLDVLNSLDRISDLTSEEDSPSASTVEECATLGKRESSMPRANYVRIVSKQMVGIYVSVWVSRKLRQHVNNLEVASVGVGLLGYMGNKGSISISMSLFQTRLCFVCSHLASGHKSGDQQKRNSDVDEILQRTRFSSLFAAGRPQKIPSHDRIFWFGDLNYRIDLPDNEVRRLVAMKRWDDLLKSDQLTKELISGSTFVGWKEGLINFPPTYKYERNSSRYVGEIPNEGQKKRSPAWCDRILWLGKGTKQLSYWSSGLSLSDHRPVSSLFLVEVEVFDQRKIERVLNFTNPGFVSKGKYYMTVDF comes from the exons AT GGTGATGATAGGAACATGGAATGTTGCTGGAAGAACTCCTAATGAAGACCTTGACCTTGATCAGTGGCTTTGTACCCAAGAGCCAGCAGACAT TTTCCAGGAAGTGGTCCCATTAAGTGCTGGGAATGTATTGGGAGCAGAGGACAGTAGACCAATACGAAAATGGGAGGCTATTATCCGCCGAACACTAAACAAGTCTCAACAACCCAAGGCAATCTGCAAAAGCTACAGTGCTCCACTATCACCATTACTAGGACCTATTACTTCAGAGGATGGACATGAATACACCAAACGCAAACCTGAAGATGAAGCGAGGGGAAATTTAACTCATCTTAGAGACAAGCCAACTAGTATAAGTGAGTTTAGTTGCAACTGGTTAGATGTGACTAGCTCATTGGACTGGCCAGAACATCCACTAGACACTCCATCAAATGTTTTGGTATCAGGTGCAGGGTTGAGGAGAGTCATGAGCTTGGGGCTATCTAGCACCAGCTTTGCGGAAAACCCTCGAGATTTTGAGCTAGAGGATGTAGATTTGCAGGTTGGTATAAGAAGACAGTATCATAGCTCGGGGAATCTTGGCATGTTATGGTCTGAACAGCAGGAGAAGCTTGATGTTTTAAATTCGCTTGATCGCATATCTGATCTGACGTCAGAAGAAGACTCACCTTCTGCTAGCACTGTTGAGGAATGTGCTACTCTTGGGAAAAGAGAATCTTCAATGCCTCGTGCAAATTATGTGCGCATTGTCAGTAAACAAATGGTTGGCATATATGTTTCTGTATGGGTTTCCCGAAAACTGAGGCAACATGTTAACAACTTGGAGGTAGCTTCAGTTGGGGTTGGACTTCTGGGCTACATGGGCAACAAG GGATCGATTTCCATCAGCATGTCTCTTTTCCAAACTCGACTGTGCTTTGTCTGCTCCCATCTAGCATCTGGCCACAAGTCTGGGGATCAACAGAAAAGGAACTCTGATGTGGACGAAATTTTACAAAGAACAAGATTTTCTTCCTTGTTTGCTGCTGGTCGGCCACAAAAGATTCCTTCACATGA TCGAATTTTCTGGTTTGGGGATCTTAATTATCGCATTGACTTGCCGGATAATGAAGTACGTCGTCTGGTAGCTATGAAGAGGTGGGACGATCTTTTGAAGTCTGACCAG CTAACAAAGGAGCTAATAAGCGGGAGTACTTTCGTAGGTTGGAAGGAAGGCTTGATTAACTTTCCACCAACTTACAAGTATGAAAGAAATTCAAGCAGATATGTTGGGGAGATTCCTAATGAAGGACAGAAAAAAAGATCTCCAGCATG GTGTGATCGCATACTATGGCTGGGGAAGGGTACCAAGCAACTCTCGTATTGGAGCTCTGGTTTGAGCCTCTCGGATCACCGGCCAGTCAGCTCCCTCTTCTTGGTCGAAGTTGAGGTGTTCGATCAGCGAAAAATCGAACGGGTTTTGAACTTCACCAATCCTGGGTTCGTTTCAAAGGGGAAATATTACATGACAGTTGATTTCTGA
- the LOC133901700 gene encoding type I inositol polyphosphate 5-phosphatase 2-like isoform X2, with protein sequence MRAQRRKQSEPFWPSMVMRKWLNIKSKLKDFSEDEFDTEGEDNDGSDSGDDSFFEIHGNKYMISKSSGEKTIPPLRRLQRRKSENLRVNYISNKDVRVMIGTWNVAGRTPNEDLDLDQWLCTQEPADIFQEVVPLSAGNVLGAEDSRPIRKWEAIIRRTLNKSQQPKAICKSYSAPLSPLLGPITSEDGHEYTKRKPEDEARGNLTHLRDKPTSISEFSCNWLDVTSSLDWPEHPLDTPSNVLVSGAGLRRVMSLGLSSTSFAENPRDFELEDVDLQVGIRRQYHSSGNLGMLWSEQQEKLDVLNSLDRISDLTSEEDSPSASTVEECATLGKRESSMPRANYVRIVSKQMVGIYVSVWVSRKLRQHVNNLEVASVGVGLLGYMGNKGSISISMSLFQTRLCFVCSHLASGHKSGDQQKRNSDVDEILQRTRFSSLFAAGRPQKIPSHDRIFWFGDLNYRIDLPDNEVRRLVAMKRWDDLLKSDQLTKELISGSTFVGWKEGLINFPPTYKYERNSSRYVGEIPNEGQKKRSPAWCDRILWLGKGTKQLSYWSSGLSLSDHRPVSSLFLVEVEVFDQRKIERVLNFTNPGFVSKGKYYMTVDF encoded by the exons AtgagagcccaaagaagaaagcAATCAGAG CCGTTTTGGCCTTCAATGGTGATGAGGAAATGGCTAAACATTAAGTCAAAATTGAAAGATTTCAGTGAAGACGAGTTTGATACAGAGGGCGAAGATAATG ATGGTAGTGACTCTGGAGATGATAGCTTCTTTGAGATACATGGTAACAAGTACATGATTAGCAAATCATCAG GAGAGAAAACAATTCCTCCTTTGCGAAGGCTTCAGAGAAGAAAATCAGAGAATTTACGTGTTAACTACATAAGTAACAAAGATGTGAG GGTGATGATAGGAACATGGAATGTTGCTGGAAGAACTCCTAATGAAGACCTTGACCTTGATCAGTGGCTTTGTACCCAAGAGCCAGCAGACAT TTTCCAGGAAGTGGTCCCATTAAGTGCTGGGAATGTATTGGGAGCAGAGGACAGTAGACCAATACGAAAATGGGAGGCTATTATCCGCCGAACACTAAACAAGTCTCAACAACCCAAGGCAATCTGCAAAAGCTACAGTGCTCCACTATCACCATTACTAGGACCTATTACTTCAGAGGATGGACATGAATACACCAAACGCAAACCTGAAGATGAAGCGAGGGGAAATTTAACTCATCTTAGAGACAAGCCAACTAGTATAAGTGAGTTTAGTTGCAACTGGTTAGATGTGACTAGCTCATTGGACTGGCCAGAACATCCACTAGACACTCCATCAAATGTTTTGGTATCAGGTGCAGGGTTGAGGAGAGTCATGAGCTTGGGGCTATCTAGCACCAGCTTTGCGGAAAACCCTCGAGATTTTGAGCTAGAGGATGTAGATTTGCAGGTTGGTATAAGAAGACAGTATCATAGCTCGGGGAATCTTGGCATGTTATGGTCTGAACAGCAGGAGAAGCTTGATGTTTTAAATTCGCTTGATCGCATATCTGATCTGACGTCAGAAGAAGACTCACCTTCTGCTAGCACTGTTGAGGAATGTGCTACTCTTGGGAAAAGAGAATCTTCAATGCCTCGTGCAAATTATGTGCGCATTGTCAGTAAACAAATGGTTGGCATATATGTTTCTGTATGGGTTTCCCGAAAACTGAGGCAACATGTTAACAACTTGGAGGTAGCTTCAGTTGGGGTTGGACTTCTGGGCTACATGGGCAACAAG GGATCGATTTCCATCAGCATGTCTCTTTTCCAAACTCGACTGTGCTTTGTCTGCTCCCATCTAGCATCTGGCCACAAGTCTGGGGATCAACAGAAAAGGAACTCTGATGTGGACGAAATTTTACAAAGAACAAGATTTTCTTCCTTGTTTGCTGCTGGTCGGCCACAAAAGATTCCTTCACATGA TCGAATTTTCTGGTTTGGGGATCTTAATTATCGCATTGACTTGCCGGATAATGAAGTACGTCGTCTGGTAGCTATGAAGAGGTGGGACGATCTTTTGAAGTCTGACCAG CTAACAAAGGAGCTAATAAGCGGGAGTACTTTCGTAGGTTGGAAGGAAGGCTTGATTAACTTTCCACCAACTTACAAGTATGAAAGAAATTCAAGCAGATATGTTGGGGAGATTCCTAATGAAGGACAGAAAAAAAGATCTCCAGCATG GTGTGATCGCATACTATGGCTGGGGAAGGGTACCAAGCAACTCTCGTATTGGAGCTCTGGTTTGAGCCTCTCGGATCACCGGCCAGTCAGCTCCCTCTTCTTGGTCGAAGTTGAGGTGTTCGATCAGCGAAAAATCGAACGGGTTTTGAACTTCACCAATCCTGGGTTCGTTTCAAAGGGGAAATATTACATGACAGTTGATTTCTGA
- the LOC133901702 gene encoding uncharacterized protein LOC133901702: MSPDETESAMAAAGDTPETVEVTLRAVGPSRPTTLRLPPLLSVADLRRRIAQDRRLAALEEGRLRLVLRGTTLPRQDDARVNLRDGDILIVAMPPKPPANHLRDDDDEEEEEEEELKFKIPQTTTWWKRKIFIFLQDKLRLPDIILMALFSLSMKAWVIIAMWFLLAPIAQKYDVGPLYILGTGFLIIFLNLGRRQQGDVSAYSIFNEDFRELPGTLNADRIDRDIRAGQF; this comes from the exons ATGAGTCCTGACGAGACGGAGTCGGCCATGGCTGCCGCCGGTGACACGCCGGAGACGGTAGAGGTGACGCTGCGCGCCGTCGGCCCGTCTCGCCCCACCACCCTCCGCCTCCCTCCGCTTCTCTCG GTTGCCGATCTTCGCCGCCGCATCGCCCAAGATCGCCGTCTCGCAGCCCTAGAAGAAGGTCGCCTCCGCCTGGTCCTGCGAGGGACGACGCTCCCGCGCCAAGACGACGCCCGTGTCAACCTCCGCGATGGGG ATATTCTAATAGTGGCTATGCCACCGAAGCCACCTGCTAATCATCTCCgtgatgatgacgatgaggaggaggaggaagaagaagaactg AAGTTCAAAATACCACAAACAACAACCTGGTGGAAGaggaaaatttttatttttcttcaggaCAAATTGAGATTACCTG ATATCATTTTGATGGCGCTATTTTCTCTCAGTATGAAAGCATGGGTTATCATTGCAATGTGGTTCCTACTGGCACCCATTGCTCAAAAGTATGACGTTGGACCTCTATAT ATACTTGGTACgggcttcttgatcatatttctCAATCTCGGAAGGAGACAACAAGGTGATGTAAG TGCATACTCCATATTTAACGAAGACTTCAGGGAGCTGCCAGGAACACTTAATGCAGATCGCATAGACAGAGACATCAGGGCAGGCCAATTTTGA
- the LOC133901700 gene encoding type I inositol polyphosphate 5-phosphatase 2-like isoform X1, with translation MRAQRRKQSEPFWPSMVMRKWLNIKSKLKDFSEDEFDTEGEDNDGSDSGDDSFFEIHGNKYMISKSSGEKTIPPLRRLQRRKSENLRVNYISNKDVRVMIGTWNVAGRTPNEDLDLDQWLCTQEPADMYVLGFQEVVPLSAGNVLGAEDSRPIRKWEAIIRRTLNKSQQPKAICKSYSAPLSPLLGPITSEDGHEYTKRKPEDEARGNLTHLRDKPTSISEFSCNWLDVTSSLDWPEHPLDTPSNVLVSGAGLRRVMSLGLSSTSFAENPRDFELEDVDLQVGIRRQYHSSGNLGMLWSEQQEKLDVLNSLDRISDLTSEEDSPSASTVEECATLGKRESSMPRANYVRIVSKQMVGIYVSVWVSRKLRQHVNNLEVASVGVGLLGYMGNKGSISISMSLFQTRLCFVCSHLASGHKSGDQQKRNSDVDEILQRTRFSSLFAAGRPQKIPSHDRIFWFGDLNYRIDLPDNEVRRLVAMKRWDDLLKSDQLTKELISGSTFVGWKEGLINFPPTYKYERNSSRYVGEIPNEGQKKRSPAWCDRILWLGKGTKQLSYWSSGLSLSDHRPVSSLFLVEVEVFDQRKIERVLNFTNPGFVSKGKYYMTVDF, from the exons AtgagagcccaaagaagaaagcAATCAGAG CCGTTTTGGCCTTCAATGGTGATGAGGAAATGGCTAAACATTAAGTCAAAATTGAAAGATTTCAGTGAAGACGAGTTTGATACAGAGGGCGAAGATAATG ATGGTAGTGACTCTGGAGATGATAGCTTCTTTGAGATACATGGTAACAAGTACATGATTAGCAAATCATCAG GAGAGAAAACAATTCCTCCTTTGCGAAGGCTTCAGAGAAGAAAATCAGAGAATTTACGTGTTAACTACATAAGTAACAAAGATGTGAG GGTGATGATAGGAACATGGAATGTTGCTGGAAGAACTCCTAATGAAGACCTTGACCTTGATCAGTGGCTTTGTACCCAAGAGCCAGCAGACATGTATGTTTTAGG TTTCCAGGAAGTGGTCCCATTAAGTGCTGGGAATGTATTGGGAGCAGAGGACAGTAGACCAATACGAAAATGGGAGGCTATTATCCGCCGAACACTAAACAAGTCTCAACAACCCAAGGCAATCTGCAAAAGCTACAGTGCTCCACTATCACCATTACTAGGACCTATTACTTCAGAGGATGGACATGAATACACCAAACGCAAACCTGAAGATGAAGCGAGGGGAAATTTAACTCATCTTAGAGACAAGCCAACTAGTATAAGTGAGTTTAGTTGCAACTGGTTAGATGTGACTAGCTCATTGGACTGGCCAGAACATCCACTAGACACTCCATCAAATGTTTTGGTATCAGGTGCAGGGTTGAGGAGAGTCATGAGCTTGGGGCTATCTAGCACCAGCTTTGCGGAAAACCCTCGAGATTTTGAGCTAGAGGATGTAGATTTGCAGGTTGGTATAAGAAGACAGTATCATAGCTCGGGGAATCTTGGCATGTTATGGTCTGAACAGCAGGAGAAGCTTGATGTTTTAAATTCGCTTGATCGCATATCTGATCTGACGTCAGAAGAAGACTCACCTTCTGCTAGCACTGTTGAGGAATGTGCTACTCTTGGGAAAAGAGAATCTTCAATGCCTCGTGCAAATTATGTGCGCATTGTCAGTAAACAAATGGTTGGCATATATGTTTCTGTATGGGTTTCCCGAAAACTGAGGCAACATGTTAACAACTTGGAGGTAGCTTCAGTTGGGGTTGGACTTCTGGGCTACATGGGCAACAAG GGATCGATTTCCATCAGCATGTCTCTTTTCCAAACTCGACTGTGCTTTGTCTGCTCCCATCTAGCATCTGGCCACAAGTCTGGGGATCAACAGAAAAGGAACTCTGATGTGGACGAAATTTTACAAAGAACAAGATTTTCTTCCTTGTTTGCTGCTGGTCGGCCACAAAAGATTCCTTCACATGA TCGAATTTTCTGGTTTGGGGATCTTAATTATCGCATTGACTTGCCGGATAATGAAGTACGTCGTCTGGTAGCTATGAAGAGGTGGGACGATCTTTTGAAGTCTGACCAG CTAACAAAGGAGCTAATAAGCGGGAGTACTTTCGTAGGTTGGAAGGAAGGCTTGATTAACTTTCCACCAACTTACAAGTATGAAAGAAATTCAAGCAGATATGTTGGGGAGATTCCTAATGAAGGACAGAAAAAAAGATCTCCAGCATG GTGTGATCGCATACTATGGCTGGGGAAGGGTACCAAGCAACTCTCGTATTGGAGCTCTGGTTTGAGCCTCTCGGATCACCGGCCAGTCAGCTCCCTCTTCTTGGTCGAAGTTGAGGTGTTCGATCAGCGAAAAATCGAACGGGTTTTGAACTTCACCAATCCTGGGTTCGTTTCAAAGGGGAAATATTACATGACAGTTGATTTCTGA
- the LOC133901700 gene encoding type I inositol polyphosphate 5-phosphatase 2-like isoform X3, giving the protein MVMIGTWNVAGRTPNEDLDLDQWLCTQEPADMYVLGFQEVVPLSAGNVLGAEDSRPIRKWEAIIRRTLNKSQQPKAICKSYSAPLSPLLGPITSEDGHEYTKRKPEDEARGNLTHLRDKPTSISEFSCNWLDVTSSLDWPEHPLDTPSNVLVSGAGLRRVMSLGLSSTSFAENPRDFELEDVDLQVGIRRQYHSSGNLGMLWSEQQEKLDVLNSLDRISDLTSEEDSPSASTVEECATLGKRESSMPRANYVRIVSKQMVGIYVSVWVSRKLRQHVNNLEVASVGVGLLGYMGNKGSISISMSLFQTRLCFVCSHLASGHKSGDQQKRNSDVDEILQRTRFSSLFAAGRPQKIPSHDRIFWFGDLNYRIDLPDNEVRRLVAMKRWDDLLKSDQLTKELISGSTFVGWKEGLINFPPTYKYERNSSRYVGEIPNEGQKKRSPAWCDRILWLGKGTKQLSYWSSGLSLSDHRPVSSLFLVEVEVFDQRKIERVLNFTNPGFVSKGKYYMTVDF; this is encoded by the exons AT GGTGATGATAGGAACATGGAATGTTGCTGGAAGAACTCCTAATGAAGACCTTGACCTTGATCAGTGGCTTTGTACCCAAGAGCCAGCAGACATGTATGTTTTAGG TTTCCAGGAAGTGGTCCCATTAAGTGCTGGGAATGTATTGGGAGCAGAGGACAGTAGACCAATACGAAAATGGGAGGCTATTATCCGCCGAACACTAAACAAGTCTCAACAACCCAAGGCAATCTGCAAAAGCTACAGTGCTCCACTATCACCATTACTAGGACCTATTACTTCAGAGGATGGACATGAATACACCAAACGCAAACCTGAAGATGAAGCGAGGGGAAATTTAACTCATCTTAGAGACAAGCCAACTAGTATAAGTGAGTTTAGTTGCAACTGGTTAGATGTGACTAGCTCATTGGACTGGCCAGAACATCCACTAGACACTCCATCAAATGTTTTGGTATCAGGTGCAGGGTTGAGGAGAGTCATGAGCTTGGGGCTATCTAGCACCAGCTTTGCGGAAAACCCTCGAGATTTTGAGCTAGAGGATGTAGATTTGCAGGTTGGTATAAGAAGACAGTATCATAGCTCGGGGAATCTTGGCATGTTATGGTCTGAACAGCAGGAGAAGCTTGATGTTTTAAATTCGCTTGATCGCATATCTGATCTGACGTCAGAAGAAGACTCACCTTCTGCTAGCACTGTTGAGGAATGTGCTACTCTTGGGAAAAGAGAATCTTCAATGCCTCGTGCAAATTATGTGCGCATTGTCAGTAAACAAATGGTTGGCATATATGTTTCTGTATGGGTTTCCCGAAAACTGAGGCAACATGTTAACAACTTGGAGGTAGCTTCAGTTGGGGTTGGACTTCTGGGCTACATGGGCAACAAG GGATCGATTTCCATCAGCATGTCTCTTTTCCAAACTCGACTGTGCTTTGTCTGCTCCCATCTAGCATCTGGCCACAAGTCTGGGGATCAACAGAAAAGGAACTCTGATGTGGACGAAATTTTACAAAGAACAAGATTTTCTTCCTTGTTTGCTGCTGGTCGGCCACAAAAGATTCCTTCACATGA TCGAATTTTCTGGTTTGGGGATCTTAATTATCGCATTGACTTGCCGGATAATGAAGTACGTCGTCTGGTAGCTATGAAGAGGTGGGACGATCTTTTGAAGTCTGACCAG CTAACAAAGGAGCTAATAAGCGGGAGTACTTTCGTAGGTTGGAAGGAAGGCTTGATTAACTTTCCACCAACTTACAAGTATGAAAGAAATTCAAGCAGATATGTTGGGGAGATTCCTAATGAAGGACAGAAAAAAAGATCTCCAGCATG GTGTGATCGCATACTATGGCTGGGGAAGGGTACCAAGCAACTCTCGTATTGGAGCTCTGGTTTGAGCCTCTCGGATCACCGGCCAGTCAGCTCCCTCTTCTTGGTCGAAGTTGAGGTGTTCGATCAGCGAAAAATCGAACGGGTTTTGAACTTCACCAATCCTGGGTTCGTTTCAAAGGGGAAATATTACATGACAGTTGATTTCTGA